A genome region from Euphorbia lathyris chromosome 4, ddEupLath1.1, whole genome shotgun sequence includes the following:
- the LOC136227625 gene encoding F-box/kelch-repeat protein At3g06240-like, producing MKRKRISSDTTRGRKQTEEVSQVETHIQPNKDDFELNLGMCDHTLSKPGCVSTVHDKIEARFEVPKIYGLMKHHNGHGIVTCNGLLFSPNLSDRHRPIVCNPVTGEFINLPRVPKMIEFGWNKINYGFGFSPATNQYKVIRMSKRDIPLGNEAEVHILGTKTWKNIDFFTQAMPAHPPAYLNGFLYWSSYLKPLSIFSFDIEKERFESLSAPPLNKPYNNVGVLGGELCICEVLESGVHVWTMKDNGTEKVWSKVFSFDHMYSRERRYYARYRPIKYMNDGALLMFNSGEDALMYMDPKENELRYLKVCQCKIDSKVEAIAHIPSFVSLKHALSGKNVKVYNVRSSCAKVDVVQRPRYHRSCKLPQR from the exons ATGAAAAGAAAAAGGATTTCTTCGGATACAACGAGAGGTAGAAAACAAACAGAAGAAGTTAGTCAAGTAGAGACTCATATTCAG CCAAATAAGGATGACTTTGAGCTCAATCTTGGGATGTGTGATCATACCTTGTCTAAGCCTGGATGTGTCTCCACTGTTCATGATAAAATTGAAGCCAGATTTGAAGTCCCTAAAATATACGGGCTCATGAAACATCACAATGGACATGGTATAGTTACATGCAACGGCTTGCTTTTCTCGCCCAATCTATCTGATAGACATCGTCCTATTGTTTGCAATCCTGTTACAGGTGAGTTTATTAACCTTCCTCGAGTGCCTAAGATGATTGAGTTTGGTtggaataaaataaattatggtTTTGGTTTTAGTCCTGCGACTAACCAATATAAAGTGATAAGAATGTCTAAGCGAGACATCCCTCTTGGTAATGAAGCTGAAGTACATATTCTTGGtacaaaaacatggaaaaacatTGACTTTTTCACCCAGGCAATGCCTGCGCACCCTCCTGCTTATTTGAATGGTTTTCTTTATTGGTCTTCTTATTTAAAACCATTATCTATATTTAGTTTTGACATTGAGAAGGAACGTTTTGAATCACTTTCAGCACCACCACTGAATAAACCTTATAACAATGTGGGAGTATTAGGGGGAGAACTCTGCATATGTGAGGTTCTTGAGTCTGGTGTTCATGTTTGGACAATGAAAGATAATGGTACCGAAAAAGTGTGGTCTAAAGTTTTCTCCTTTGATCACATGTATTCTAGAGAAAGACGATATTATGCCAGGTATCGACCCATTAAGTACATGAATGATGGGGCATTACTGATGTTTAACTCCGGTGAAGATGCTTTAATGTACATGGATCCAAAAGAAAATGAATTGAGATATTTGAAGGTCTGCCAATGTAAGATAGATTCCAAAGTCGAAGCAATTGCTCATATTCCAAGCTTTGTTTCACTCAAACATGCTCTATCGGGAAAGAATGTGAAGGTGTATAATGTCCGGTCTAG TTGCGCGAAAGTTGATGTTGTGCAAAGACCCCGATATCATCGATCTTGTAAGTTGCCACAGAGGTAA
- the LOC136227635 gene encoding putative F-box/kelch-repeat protein At3g17570, with protein MKRKRISSDTTRGRKQTEQVSQVETPYSGSLFSDLPKDVQLNILIRVSIKGIFVLKCVCKTWYDIVSDPEFANLHFDHAEVYPLIRTSYSRNGSKMVHLMQPNKDDFELNLGMCDHTLSKPGCVSTVHDKIEARFEVPKIYGLMKHHNGHGIVTCNGLLFSPNLSDRHRPIVCNPVTGEFINLPRVPKMIEFGWNKINYGFGFSPATNQYKVIRMSKRDIPLGNEAEVHILGTKTWKNIDFFTQAMPAHPPAYLNGFLYWSSYLKPLSIFSFDIEKERFGSLSAPPLNKPYNNVGVLGGELCICEVLESGVHVWTMKDNGTEKVWSKVFSFDHMYSRKRRYYARFRPIKYMNDGALLMFNSGEDALVYMDPKENELRFLKVCQCKIDSKVEAIAHIPSFVSLKHVLSGQNVKVYNVRSSCAKVDVVQRPRYHRSCKLPQR; from the exons ATGAAAAGAAAAAGGATTTCTTCAGATACAACGAGAGGTAGAAAACAAACAGAACAAGTTAGTCAAGTAGAGACTCCATATTCAGGTTCTTTATTTTCTGATCTCCCGAAGGATGTTCAGCTAAATATCCTAATTAGGGTGTCAATTAAGGGAATTTTTGTATTGAAATGTGTATGCAAAACGTGGTATGATATAGTTTCAGATCCTGAATTTGCAAACCTCCATTTTGATCATGCTGAGGTTTATCCTTTGATTCGAACCTCATATAGTAGAAATGGGTCGAAAATGGTTCATCTTATGCAGCCAAATAAGGATGACTTTGAGCTCAATCTTGGGATGTGTGATCATACCTTGTCTAAGCCTGGATGTGTCTCCACTGTTCATGATAAAATTGAAGCCAGATTTGAAGTCCCTAAAATATACGGGCTCATGAAACATCACAATGGACATGGTATAGTTACATGCAACGGCTTGCTTTTCTCGCCCAATCTATCTGATAGACATCGTCCTATTGTTTGCAATCCTGTTACAGGTGAGTTTATTAACCTTCCTCGAGTGCCTAAGATGATTGAGTTTGGTtggaataaaataaattatggtTTTGGTTTTAGTCCTGCGACTAACCAATATAAAGTGATAAGAATGTCTAAGCGAGACATCCCTCTTGGTAATGAAGCTGAAGTACATATTCTTGGtacaaaaacatggaaaaacatTGACTTTTTCACCCAGGCAATGCCTGCGCACCCTCCTGCTTATTTGAATGGTTTTCTTTATTGGTCTTCTTATTTAAAACCATTATCTATATTTAGTTTTGACATTGAGAAGGAACGTTTTGGATCACTTTCAGCACCACCACTGAATAAACCTTATAACAATGTGGGAGTATTAGGGGGAGAACTCTGCATATGTGAGGTTCTTGAGTCTGGTGTTCATGTTTGGACAATGAAAGATAATGGTACCGAAAAAGTGTGGTCTAAAGTTTTCTCCTTTGATCACATGTATTCTAGAAAAAGACGATATTATGCCAGGTTTCGACCCATTAAGTACATGAATGATGGGGCATTACTGATGTTTAACTCCGGTGAAGATGCTTTAGTGTACATGGATCCAAAAGAAAATGAATTGAGATTTTTGAAGGTCTGCCAATGTAAAATAGATTCCAAAGTCGAAGCAATTGCTCATATTCCAAGCTTTGTTTCACTCAAACATGTTCTATCGGGACAGAATGTGAAGGTGTATAATGTCCGGTCTAG TTGCGCGAAAGTTGATGTTGTGCAAAGACCCCGATATCATCGATCTTGTAAGTTGCCACAGAGGTAA